One genomic window of Paeniglutamicibacter sp. Y32M11 includes the following:
- a CDS encoding peptide MFS transporter: MSISTSLKDQSSTGFFGHPKTLSNLFSIEMWERFSFYGMQAILAYYMYFSIAEGGLGLSKDLALSLVGAYGGAVYLSTILGAWVADRLLGSEKVLLCAAIMIMAGHVALAVLPGAAGLAAGLILVAVGSGGLKANATALVGSLYAKDDTRRDAGFSIFYMGVNIGGLIGPLLTGFLQLRWGFHIGFAAAAVGMLIGLVIYISGRKNLPNSVQVVSNPLPVKERKAYLIGAVAFIVVVIAAFSLKIVTPESLARTIAYVVIVASIIYFTLMLRSKRVTAVERKHVLAFIPLYIASTAFWALFQQQFTFIAVYSQERLDRSLFGWEMPASWVQSINPVFIIVLAGVFAALWTKLGNRQPGTLVKFSVALLVVGVAFLVFIPLDSLEKTPLLALVGILLLCTVAELLLSPIGQSVTTKLAPAAFGTQMIALFFLSVSLGTTLAGILAGFYTEGNEITYFLALGGTAIVLGIALLLASPALKKLMGEVR, translated from the coding sequence ATGTCTATATCCACCTCGCTGAAGGATCAGTCCTCGACCGGTTTCTTTGGCCACCCAAAAACGCTTTCGAATCTGTTCAGCATCGAGATGTGGGAACGATTCTCCTTCTACGGGATGCAAGCAATCCTGGCGTACTACATGTACTTCTCGATCGCCGAGGGTGGTCTGGGGCTCTCCAAAGACCTGGCACTCTCCCTCGTTGGCGCCTATGGCGGTGCCGTTTACCTGAGCACCATCCTTGGTGCCTGGGTAGCGGACCGGCTGTTGGGTTCCGAGAAGGTACTGCTTTGCGCCGCCATCATGATCATGGCCGGACACGTCGCCCTGGCAGTGCTTCCGGGCGCGGCAGGACTCGCCGCGGGCCTGATTCTCGTTGCCGTGGGCTCGGGCGGGCTCAAGGCCAACGCCACCGCCCTGGTCGGTTCGTTGTATGCCAAGGACGACACTCGCCGCGACGCTGGCTTCTCAATCTTCTACATGGGCGTGAATATCGGTGGCCTCATTGGCCCGTTACTCACCGGCTTCCTGCAGCTACGCTGGGGTTTCCACATCGGCTTCGCTGCCGCAGCGGTAGGAATGCTCATTGGCCTGGTGATTTACATCAGCGGTCGCAAAAACCTGCCCAATTCGGTTCAGGTTGTCAGCAACCCGCTGCCGGTGAAGGAACGCAAGGCGTACCTGATTGGTGCCGTGGCCTTCATCGTTGTTGTCATCGCAGCCTTCTCCCTGAAGATCGTGACCCCCGAGTCATTGGCCCGCACCATCGCCTACGTGGTCATCGTGGCCTCGATCATCTACTTCACCCTGATGCTGCGCTCCAAGCGAGTCACTGCGGTAGAACGCAAGCATGTGCTGGCCTTCATCCCGCTCTACATCGCGTCCACAGCATTCTGGGCACTGTTCCAGCAGCAGTTCACGTTCATCGCCGTCTACTCGCAGGAACGTCTGGACCGCTCACTGTTCGGCTGGGAAATGCCGGCCTCCTGGGTTCAGTCCATCAACCCGGTCTTCATCATCGTCTTGGCCGGCGTCTTCGCGGCGCTGTGGACCAAGCTGGGCAATCGCCAGCCGGGCACCCTGGTCAAGTTCTCCGTGGCCCTGCTGGTAGTTGGTGTGGCTTTCTTGGTCTTCATTCCGTTGGACTCCTTGGAAAAGACCCCGCTGTTGGCTCTGGTCGGCATCCTGCTGCTGTGCACCGTGGCAGAGCTGCTGCTGAGCCCCATTGGCCAATCGGTGACCACCAAGTTGGCTCCGGCCGCCTTTGGCACCCAGATGATTGCGCTCTTCTTCCTCTCGGTGTCCCTGGGCACCACGCTGGCCGGCATTCTGGCCGGTTTCTACACCGAGGGCAATGAGATCACTTACTTCCTGGCGCTGGGCGGCACGGCAATAGTGCTGGGCATCGCCCTGCTGCTGGCTTCCCCCGCTCTCAAGAAGCTGATGGGCGAGGTTCGCTAA
- a CDS encoding amidase, with protein MSQISALTALELRDALHRAEISAREASEHYLARIQELNPGLGSFVTITAERALDAATRADEHLAAGGPLGMLHGMPLAYKDLLDVAGVVTGYGTAALEPAIAPRDSPLVATLTRAGAISLGKTQVPEFGLSSHSENDVSPPARNPLNRALSAGGSSGGEAAAVAAGMLPFGPGNDGGGSVRIPASACGLIGLKPTLGTIPADVLDGRVDSFGAPRLTVSGPLARTALDAALLLDAMIDPSCETTLEALSGGAIESLRGLRIGISTLSPFASLYEIRLAPEAHAALAAGIKALGTRGHHLEEAEIFYDTAYPETFSTVWTSGLAAAPIPAGREEKLGTLARSFRERATARERNTSLAAAVRLGEIAADMRTQWGRYDVVLTPAMAHTPPEIGFYTGQDADTDYMRQCQYTPFTSMVNVSGLPAITVPTFTTAGGLSMGVQMIGRAGSELQLLALAAQISEM; from the coding sequence ATGTCCCAAATATCCGCGCTGACGGCGCTTGAGCTGCGTGATGCCCTACACCGCGCAGAAATCAGCGCTCGTGAAGCGTCCGAGCACTATTTGGCTCGGATCCAGGAGCTTAATCCCGGACTCGGATCGTTTGTCACGATCACTGCGGAGCGAGCCTTGGACGCCGCGACGCGCGCCGATGAGCACTTGGCCGCGGGTGGGCCCCTAGGGATGCTCCATGGCATGCCCCTGGCCTATAAGGATCTGTTGGATGTAGCGGGCGTCGTCACCGGGTACGGAACCGCCGCCCTAGAACCCGCCATCGCGCCGCGGGATTCGCCGTTGGTGGCCACCCTGACCAGGGCCGGGGCCATTTCCCTGGGCAAAACCCAAGTCCCGGAGTTCGGACTCAGCTCTCACTCGGAGAATGATGTCTCCCCACCGGCACGCAACCCGTTGAACCGGGCGCTTTCTGCCGGCGGCTCCAGCGGCGGTGAGGCCGCCGCGGTGGCCGCAGGAATGCTTCCCTTCGGACCAGGGAACGACGGTGGCGGATCGGTACGCATCCCGGCCTCGGCCTGTGGATTGATCGGACTGAAGCCAACCCTGGGCACGATCCCCGCCGACGTGCTGGACGGAAGGGTTGATAGCTTTGGCGCGCCTCGACTCACCGTTTCTGGCCCGCTGGCCCGCACCGCACTCGATGCGGCGTTGCTGTTGGACGCCATGATCGACCCGAGCTGCGAAACCACCCTCGAGGCACTTTCTGGCGGTGCCATCGAGTCGTTGCGTGGATTGCGCATCGGCATCAGCACCCTCAGCCCCTTCGCTTCTCTCTACGAGATTCGTTTAGCGCCCGAGGCCCACGCCGCGTTAGCGGCGGGTATCAAGGCCCTGGGGACCCGGGGTCACCACCTTGAGGAAGCGGAGATCTTCTACGACACCGCCTACCCCGAAACCTTCTCCACGGTGTGGACCAGCGGACTGGCCGCCGCTCCCATTCCGGCCGGCCGCGAAGAGAAACTGGGAACACTCGCGCGGTCCTTCAGGGAGCGTGCCACGGCACGGGAACGCAACACCTCTCTTGCCGCAGCAGTTCGCCTCGGCGAGATCGCAGCGGATATGCGTACTCAGTGGGGACGCTATGACGTGGTGTTGACCCCGGCCATGGCCCACACGCCCCCGGAAATCGGCTTTTATACGGGGCAGGATGCGGACACCGACTACATGCGCCAGTGCCAGTACACGCCGTTTACCTCGATGGTGAACGTCTCCGGTCTGCCAGCCATTACGGTGCCCACCTTCACCACCGCAGGGGGGCTGTCGATGGGTGTGCAAATGATTGGCCGAGCGGGTTCGGAACTGCAGCTATTGGCCCTCGCCGCACAAATATCCGAAATGTGA
- a CDS encoding rhodanese-like domain-containing protein: MSDFETVSVEQVPAGALILDVREDYEWVEGHAVGAIHIPLAELPLRIDELDPDVDTYIICRTGGRSAQAAAWLVGQGYTALNIAGGSGAWLEAGLALASENGQEPNVR; the protein is encoded by the coding sequence ATGAGTGATTTTGAGACGGTTTCGGTGGAGCAGGTGCCCGCCGGGGCGCTGATCCTGGACGTTCGTGAGGACTACGAGTGGGTCGAGGGGCACGCCGTGGGGGCCATCCATATCCCGCTGGCCGAGTTGCCACTGCGCATCGACGAGCTTGATCCCGACGTGGACACCTACATCATCTGTCGTACCGGTGGGCGATCGGCACAGGCTGCAGCATGGCTGGTTGGCCAGGGCTATACGGCACTGAACATCGCCGGTGGCTCCGGAGCCTGGCTGGAAGCCGGCTTGGCGTTAGCCAGTGAAAACGGGCAGGAACCCAACGTCCGATGA